In one Mycobacterium sp. NBC_00419 genomic region, the following are encoded:
- a CDS encoding ammonium transporter translates to MDGFPILGAPDTGDTAWMLASSALVLLMTPGLAFFYGGMVRARGVLNMIMMSISSMGVVTVLWVLYGYSLAFGNDKFNLFGDPLQFFGLKGLIGGNAIAAVSADPAAGVEAADAVNIPLVGTLPATVFVAFQLMFAIITVALISGAVADRLKFGGWLVFAGLWATFVYFPVAHWVFAFDGVTSETGGWIANKLKAIDFAGGTAVHINAGTAGLVLAIILGKRVGWPSTPMRPHNLPFVMLGAGLLWFGWYGFNAGSATSSNGAAGTTFITTTVATAAAMLAWLLTERIRDGHATTLGAASGIVAGLVAITPSCSSVNVVGALVIGVVAGVACALAVGLKFKFGFDDSLDVVGVHLVGGILGTLLIGLVATPEAPAAVAGLFYGGGFDQLWRQAVGAGAVLLYSAVGTAILALIVKYTIGLRLDREAEASGIDEAEHAETAYDFAVAGTGSVLGRHGAEE, encoded by the coding sequence GTGGATGGATTCCCGATATTAGGTGCGCCGGACACCGGCGACACTGCGTGGATGCTTGCGAGCTCCGCGCTCGTGCTGCTGATGACGCCAGGCCTGGCCTTTTTCTACGGTGGCATGGTGCGCGCCAGGGGCGTGCTCAACATGATCATGATGAGCATCAGCTCGATGGGTGTCGTGACGGTGCTGTGGGTGCTCTACGGCTACTCGCTGGCCTTCGGCAATGACAAGTTCAACCTCTTCGGCGATCCCCTGCAGTTCTTCGGCCTCAAGGGCCTCATCGGCGGCAATGCCATCGCCGCGGTGTCGGCTGACCCGGCCGCAGGAGTCGAGGCCGCTGACGCGGTGAACATTCCGCTGGTTGGCACGTTGCCGGCGACGGTATTCGTGGCCTTCCAGCTGATGTTCGCGATCATCACCGTCGCGCTGATCTCCGGTGCCGTGGCAGACCGCCTCAAGTTCGGCGGCTGGCTCGTGTTCGCGGGTCTGTGGGCCACTTTCGTCTACTTCCCGGTCGCCCACTGGGTGTTCGCCTTCGACGGAGTGACTTCTGAGACGGGCGGGTGGATTGCCAACAAACTCAAGGCAATCGACTTCGCGGGTGGTACCGCGGTGCACATCAACGCCGGTACTGCCGGCCTGGTGCTTGCCATCATCCTGGGCAAGCGTGTCGGCTGGCCGAGCACGCCGATGCGCCCACACAACCTGCCGTTCGTGATGCTCGGTGCTGGTCTGCTGTGGTTCGGCTGGTACGGATTCAACGCCGGTTCGGCCACCAGCTCCAACGGCGCTGCCGGTACGACCTTCATCACCACCACGGTGGCCACCGCGGCGGCAATGCTGGCCTGGTTGCTCACCGAGCGTATTCGTGACGGGCATGCCACCACCCTGGGTGCCGCCTCGGGTATCGTCGCCGGGCTGGTCGCTATCACCCCGTCCTGCTCGTCGGTGAATGTGGTCGGCGCGTTGGTCATTGGTGTGGTCGCGGGCGTTGCTTGCGCACTGGCAGTCGGCCTGAAGTTCAAGTTCGGGTTCGACGATTCGCTCGACGTCGTCGGCGTGCACCTTGTGGGTGGCATCTTGGGCACCCTGCTCATCGGTCTGGTCGCAACGCCCGAAGCACCGGCAGCAGTCGCTGGTCTGTTCTACGGCGGCGGCTTCGACCAACTCTGGCGACAGGCCGTCGGTGCGGGAGCGGTTTTGCTCTACTCCGCTGTTGGTACCGCTATCTTGGCCTTGATCGTCAAGTACACCATCGGACTGCGGCTTGACCGTGAGGCCGAGGCGTCCGGTATCGACGAAGCCGAACACGCGGAGACCGCGTACGACTTCGCGGTCGCCGGCACAGGCTCGGTTCTCGGTCGTCACGGCGCGGAGGAATGA
- a CDS encoding P-II family nitrogen regulator: protein MKLITAIVKPFTLEDVKTGLEQAGILGMTVSEVQGYGRQKGHTEVYRGAEYSVDFVPKVRVEVLVDDSAVDKVVDVIVQAARTGKIGDGKVWVSPVETVIRVRTGERGSDAL from the coding sequence ATGAAGCTGATCACTGCGATCGTCAAGCCGTTCACGCTGGAAGACGTCAAGACCGGTCTTGAGCAGGCGGGTATTCTCGGAATGACCGTCAGCGAAGTCCAGGGGTATGGACGCCAGAAGGGTCACACCGAGGTCTACCGCGGTGCTGAATACTCCGTCGACTTCGTGCCCAAGGTTCGGGTGGAGGTCCTGGTTGATGATTCCGCCGTCGACAAGGTGGTGGACGTCATCGTGCAGGCAGCCCGGACCGGCAAGATCGGCGACGGCAAGGTGTGGGTCAGCCCGGTCGAGACCGTCATTCGGGTTCGTACCGGCGAGCGAGGGTCGGACGCCCTCTGA